A genomic stretch from Oreochromis niloticus isolate F11D_XX linkage group LG11, O_niloticus_UMD_NMBU, whole genome shotgun sequence includes:
- the arhgef1 gene encoding rho guanine nucleotide exchange factor 1 isoform X6, whose protein sequence is MLPKRKRSTGAFDEDKCQTIFNAVVLYMKHLGVKNRAADSKKSKVGFFNRKPKPKNKDDIPKAKSSRVFPGFQNWIVTVESKIKVDEADRDRGSVDRRSHGVKTTPNDPGVPTISLNKKPSLNPPVQPAVDVDSSSNHPTSTTTVESHSDAVPSNRLELPALQDDLPSGLAGGPIEPISPISPSDIPPEEPLEKERRKTSRKVARSESARVDRQSSRRRGSSRAKQSRSRSDVDLQPPSATTTTPAPLTPQHLHPPEGLSLAPEPGHSPTSPCPQVEELDPRLQEFESDPPNWRELASPEALSKLTKKETKMQEVINELFTTEHAHVRMLSVLQVIFVRPLEREELLTSTELAAIFPNLDEITEMHSNFYESLKKQRLENNFIVKSVSTTVLNRFGGTEGEWFQKLTARFCSHQSWALDQIKTRQKKDPRFNIFIQEAESKPQCRRLQLKDIIPIEMQRLTKYPLLLENIAKNTEDLTEKAAIEKSAECCRKILNHVNEEVKVMENLLTLREYQRKLDTSGLKPSNELYSEYKNIDLTQKKMLYEGPLIWKVTKEKAVDVQCVLLADLLVLLQKQDDKMVLKCQSKSNIAAQEGKQMLSPIIKLNSVFLRDVATDRKAFYVIFTWESGAQIYELVAQSVGEMKSWTQVIKKSVDDLKKSGNAPMKLTVAPGGVVGGPPFSPISLNAPMSPIENGSLKSSTDQDKDNLKDEKSTDPRHRLIDFLSDKGFDLIGHTKNDQEKVANSALDEVMSLKRLLIGSISLSEDSQPDEENEEGQSESPGQNVEQHQSTDESQTTNEVAEETNPMSTDKEGQNPKGDDESISAPLVLSQERKEEVCRRLRSLEEQLKRLQTVEEEHHKLQEALSKFSLEGGSFQ, encoded by the exons atgttacCTAAAAGGAAGAG ATCAACAGGTGCCTTTGATGAGGATAAATG CCAAACCATCTTTAATGCTGTGGTTTTGTACATGAAACACCTCGGGGTTAAAAACAGAGCAGCTGACAGTAAGAAGTCCAAAGTAGGTTTCTTCAATAGAAAGCCTAAG CCCAAGAATAAGGATGACATCCCAAAGGCCAAAAGCTCAAGAGTGTTTCCTGGTTTCCAAAACTGGATCG TTACAGTTGAGTCCAAAATTAAAGTGGATGAAG CAGACAGGGATAGAGGGTCAGTTGATCGCAGAAGCCATGGCGTTAAAACCACCCCGAATGACCCTGGAGTTCCCACTATATCGTTGAACAAGAAGCCCAGCCTAAACCCTCCTGTGCAACCTGCGGTAGATGTTGATTCCTCAAGCAACCACCCCACCAGCACGACTACCGTAGAGTCACACAGTGATG CTGTCCCAAGCAATCGTTTAGAGCTTCCAGCTCTGCAAGATGACTTGCCCTCTGGGCTTGCAGGTGGGCCGATCGAGCCCATCTCACCCATCTCACCCAGTGACATCCCCCCTGAGGAGCCTTTGGAGAAAGAAAG ACGGAAGACAAG TAGGAAAGTGGCACGCAGTGAAAGTGCCCGTGTGGACCGACAGTCATCTCGACGGCGTGGCTCTTCTCGGGCCAAACAGTCTCGCTCCCGTAGCGATGTGGACCTGCAGCCACCCTCTGCCACGACAACAACACCTGCCCCGCTCACCCCCCAACACCTCCATCC CCCGGAAGGACTAAGTTTAGCGCCAGAGCCTGGCCACTCCCCCACCAGCCCTTGCCCACAGGTGGAGGAGCTGGATCCGCGGCTGCAGGAGTTTGAGTCTGATCCACCCAACTGGAGAGAGCTGGCTTCTCCCGAGGCTCTGTCCAAACTGACCAAGAAGGAGACCAAGATGCAGGAAGTCATCAATG AGTTGTTTACAACAGAGCACGCACATGTGCGAATGCTGAGTGTCCTTCAGGTGATCTTTGTCAGACCGTTGGAGAGAGAAGAGCTTCTCACATCAACCGAGCTGGCTGCCATCTTCCCCAACCTCGATGAGATCACTGAAATGCACA GTAACTTCTACGAGAGCCTTAAGAAACAGCGTTTGGAAAACAACTTCATAGTTAAATCCGTCAGCACCACAGTGCTCAACAGA tttggtgGTACAGAGGGGGAGTGGTTCCAGAAACTGACAGCCCGGTTCTGCAGCCACCAGTCATGGGCCCTGGACCAGATCAAGACCAGGCAGAAGAAAGATCCACGTTTCAACATTTTCATACAG GAGGCAGAGAGTAAGCCCCAGTGCCGCAGGCTGCAGCTCAAGGACATCATTCCCATAGAGATGCAGAGGCTGACCAAGTACCCATTGCTGCTGGAGAATATTGCAAAGAACacag AGGACCTAACAGAGAAGGCAGCGATTGAGAAGAGTGCAGAGTGTTGCAGAAAGATCCTCAACCACGTCAACGAGGAAGTCAAAGTGATGGAAAACCTGTTG ACTTTGAGGGAATACCAGCGTAAATTAGACACATCAGGACTGAAACCCAGTAATGAGCTTTATAGTGAATATAAG AACATTGACTTGACTCAGAAGAAGATGCTTTATGAAGGACCGCTGATTTGGAAAGTCACCAAAGAAAAGGCTGTTG ATGTGCAGTGTGTGTTGCTTGCGGACTTACTGGTGCTTCTCCAGAAGCAGGATGACAAGATGGTTCTCAAATGCCAGAGTAAGAGTAACATTGCAGCACAGGAGGGCAAGCAGATGCTGAGCCCAATTATTAAGCTGAACTCAGTCTTCCTCCGTGATGTGGCCACAG ATCGAAAGGCTTTCTACGTGATATTTACCTGGGAAAGCGGCGCTCAGATTTATGAACTAGTGGCTCAGTCTGTTGGAGAAATGAAAAG TTGGACTCAAGTGATAAAGAAATCAGTGGATGACCTGAAGAAGAGCGGCAACGCACCGATGAAGTTGACGGTGGCTCCTGGAGGTGTAGTTGGAGGACCTCCCTTCAGTCCCATCag TCTGAATGCCCCTATGAGCCCAATTGAGAATGGATCTTTGAAAAGCAGCACCG ATCAAGATAAGGACAACTTGAAAGATGAAAAGTCAACCGATCCCAGGCACAGGCTGATTGATTTCCTGTCTGACAAAGGGTTTGACTTGATAGGCCACACCAAAAACGATCAGGAGAAAGTGGCTAACAGTGCATTAGATGAAG TCATGTCCCTGAAAAGGCTGCTGATCGGCAGCATCAGTCTATCAGAGGATTCACAACCTgatgaagaaaatgaagaagGGCAATCAGAGAGCCCTGGGCAAAATGTGGAACAGCATCAGTCAACAG ATGAAAGTCAGACCACGAACGAAGTAGCTGAGGAGACGAACCCCATGAGTACAGACAAAGAAGGTCAAAACCCAAAAGGAGACGATGAGAGCATCAGCGCGCCCCTGGTGCTGTCCCAGGAGAGGAAGGAGGAAGTGTGCAGGAGGCTACGCAGCCTGGAGGAACAACTAAAGAGACTACAG ACTGTAGAAGAGGAACACCACAAGCTGCAGGAAGCCCTTTCCAAGTTCTCACTGGAGGGGGGCAGCTTCCAGTGA
- the cd79a gene encoding B-cell antigen receptor complex-associated protein alpha chain, translating into MKMGMVVIFVLSSLVVDFAWGDLTLEPDRPSLSVAVSENASLECCYKSPSRIANVTWIRHHNKTQEVVLNQTVKSETKESNSVKIYCSVLHFTKVQLENIGFYQCVLNAKIYSHGTYLRVYKPMEKTINLSETTKNKILIAEGFLLLLCVMLPSAILLFKSKKLNELEKKKAKKEEENIYQGLNLDDCCATYDQIERSQAQGPYQDVGNIKEEEEEIQLEKP; encoded by the exons ATGAAAATGGGGATGGTTGTAATATTTGTCCTCTCCAGCTTGGTGG TGGATTTTGCTTGGGGTGACCTGACTTTAGAACCAGACAGACCCTCACTGAGTGTGGCAGTCTCTGAAAACGCTTCACTGGAATGCTGCTATAAATCACCGTCGAGGATAGCGAATGTCACCTGGATCCGCCATCATAACAAAACTCAGGAGGTGGTGTTAAATCAAACAGTTAAATCAGAGACCAAAGAGTCAAACTCTGTAAAAATATATTGTTCCGTGCTACACTTCACTAAAGTACAGCTGGAGAACATTGGATTTTACCAGTGTGTGCTGAATGCTAAAATCTATTCACATGGAACCTACCTGCGTGTCTAca AGCCAATGGAGAAGACCATAAACCTGAGTGAAACCACCAAAAACAAGATCCTGATAGCTGAGGGATTCTTACTATTACTGTGTGTGATGCTGCCTTCTGCCATTCTTCTGTTCAAG TCAAAGAAGCTTAATGAActggagaaaaagaaagcaaagaaagaagaggaaaatatATATCAG GGGCTAAATCTGGATGACTGTTGTGCAACATACGATCAGATTGAACGCTCCCAAGCACAGGGCCCGTACCAGGATGTGGGCAACAttaaggaagaagaggaagaaatccAGCTGGAGAAACCATAA